From a region of the Enterobacter sp. JBIWA008 genome:
- the sapF gene encoding putrescine export ABC transporter ATP-binding protein SapF — MVETLLEVRNLSKTFRYRTGLFHRQTVDAVKPLSFTLREKQTLAIIGENGSGKSTLAKMLAGMVEPTAGEVLIDDHPLTFGDYSFRSQRIRMIFQDPSTSLNPRQRISQILDFPLRLNTDLEPEARRKRVFETLRMVGLLPDHESYYPHMLAPGQKQRLGLARALILRPKVIIADEALASLDMSMRSQLINLMLELQEKQGISYIYVTQHLGMMKHISDQVMVMHQGEVVERGSTADVMASPLHELTKRLIAGHFGEALTADAWRKDR, encoded by the coding sequence ATGGTCGAAACCTTACTTGAAGTCCGCAACCTGAGTAAGACCTTTCGCTACCGCACGGGGCTGTTTCATCGTCAAACCGTCGACGCGGTAAAACCGCTGAGCTTTACGCTGCGTGAAAAACAGACTCTGGCGATCATCGGCGAGAACGGTTCCGGGAAATCCACCCTGGCGAAAATGCTCGCCGGCATGGTTGAACCGACGGCAGGCGAAGTGTTGATTGACGATCATCCTCTGACGTTCGGCGATTACTCTTTCCGCAGCCAGCGCATCCGCATGATCTTCCAGGATCCGTCTACCTCGCTTAACCCGCGCCAGCGCATTTCGCAGATCCTCGATTTTCCGCTGCGTCTGAACACTGACCTGGAGCCGGAGGCGCGCCGTAAGCGCGTCTTTGAAACCCTGCGTATGGTTGGGCTGTTACCGGATCACGAAAGCTACTACCCGCATATGCTGGCCCCCGGCCAGAAACAGCGTCTGGGTCTGGCGCGTGCGTTGATTTTACGGCCTAAAGTGATCATTGCTGATGAAGCGCTTGCCTCGCTGGATATGTCGATGCGCTCGCAGCTGATTAACCTGATGCTGGAATTGCAGGAAAAACAGGGGATTTCGTATATCTACGTCACCCAGCATCTGGGAATGATGAAGCACATCAGCGATCAGGTGATGGTCATGCACCAGGGCGAAGTAGTCGAGCGCGGCAGCACGGCGGATGTGATGGCCTCCCCGCTTCATGAGCTGACAAAACGACTGATAGCCGGTCATTTCGGTGAAGCATTGACCGCCGATGCGTGGAGAAAGGATCGCTAA
- a CDS encoding response regulator, with translation MNKNTLILVVEDEDEIADILMSYLERSGMKTLRAMQGEQAIALNRLHKPDLILLDIHLPVCDGWSVLTTLRQESAVPVIMVSALDQDVDKLMGLRLGADDYVIKPFNPAEVVARVEAVLRRTKPALQQAGSLPLRTPFITIYPDDFYVEVTVGAEVVSPVLTTTEFKLLTWLARYPRKVCSREELLNACLPEGDTLDRTVDSHMSKLRKKLELAGLYGVPESIRGMGYRLGEKK, from the coding sequence ATGAACAAAAATACGCTGATCCTTGTTGTTGAAGATGAAGACGAAATCGCCGATATACTGATGAGCTACTTAGAGCGTTCGGGAATGAAAACGCTCAGAGCCATGCAGGGCGAGCAGGCTATAGCGCTCAATCGCCTGCATAAACCGGATCTCATCTTGCTGGACATTCACCTGCCCGTGTGTGACGGCTGGAGCGTGCTTACCACGCTTCGTCAGGAAAGTGCTGTCCCCGTCATTATGGTTTCCGCTCTCGATCAGGACGTCGATAAGCTTATGGGGCTGAGGCTCGGCGCGGATGATTACGTAATCAAACCCTTTAACCCTGCTGAAGTTGTCGCGCGAGTTGAGGCGGTGCTGCGCAGGACAAAACCCGCGCTTCAGCAGGCGGGTTCCCTGCCGCTCAGAACGCCCTTTATTACGATCTATCCGGATGACTTCTACGTGGAGGTCACCGTGGGCGCAGAGGTTGTCTCCCCGGTATTAACGACGACCGAATTTAAATTACTCACCTGGCTGGCGAGATATCCGCGCAAGGTCTGTTCCCGCGAAGAGTTACTCAACGCGTGTCTGCCGGAAGGCGATACGCTCGACAGAACCGTCGACAGCCATATGAGCAAGCTGCGAAAAAAACTGGAGCTGGCCGGTCTTTATGGCGTTCCCGAGAGCATCAGGGGCATGGGTTACCGGCTTGGGGAAAAGAAATGA
- the sapC gene encoding putrescine export ABC transporter permease SapC codes for MPYDSVYSEKRTPGVLRTVWRKFYGDTTAMIGLYGCAGLLLLCVFGSWFAPYGIDQQFLGYQLLPPSWSRYGEVSFFLGTDDLGRDVLSRLLSGAAPTVGGAFVVTLAATICGLALGIFAGSTHGLRSAVLNHILDTLLSIPSLLLAIIVVAFAGPHLSHAMFAVWLAILPRIVRSVYSMVHDELEKEYVVAARLDGATTFNILWFAVLPNIASGLVTEITRALSMAILDIAALGFLDLGAQLPSPEWGAMLGDALELIYVAPWTVMLPGAAIMVSVLLINLLGDGIRRAINAGVQ; via the coding sequence ATGCCTTACGATAGCGTATACAGTGAAAAGCGCACGCCCGGCGTGCTGCGTACCGTGTGGCGTAAATTCTATGGTGACACCACGGCAATGATCGGCCTTTACGGCTGCGCCGGGCTGTTATTGCTGTGCGTCTTTGGCTCGTGGTTTGCGCCGTATGGCATTGATCAGCAGTTCCTTGGCTATCAGCTGCTGCCACCTTCCTGGTCCCGCTACGGCGAAGTCTCTTTCTTCCTGGGAACGGACGACCTCGGACGTGACGTGTTGAGCCGCCTGCTGAGCGGTGCAGCCCCGACGGTCGGCGGCGCATTTGTGGTGACGCTCGCGGCAACGATCTGTGGGCTGGCGCTCGGTATTTTTGCGGGTTCTACGCATGGCCTGCGTTCGGCGGTCCTTAACCACATTCTGGATACGCTGCTGTCGATTCCGTCCCTGCTGCTGGCAATCATTGTTGTTGCCTTTGCCGGTCCGCATTTGTCGCATGCCATGTTCGCCGTCTGGCTGGCTATTCTGCCCCGCATCGTGCGCTCGGTTTACAGCATGGTGCATGATGAGCTGGAAAAAGAGTATGTCGTCGCCGCGCGTCTGGACGGCGCGACGACATTCAACATTCTGTGGTTTGCCGTGCTACCTAACATCGCCTCCGGGCTGGTCACTGAGATCACCCGCGCGCTGTCTATGGCGATCCTGGACATCGCGGCGCTCGGCTTTCTCGATCTCGGTGCGCAGCTGCCGTCGCCCGAATGGGGGGCGATGCTCGGCGACGCGCTGGAGTTAATCTACGTGGCACCGTGGACGGTCATGCTGCCGGGTGCGGCTATTATGGTGAGCGTGCTGCTCATCAACCTGCTGGGCGACGGTATTCGCCGTGCAATTAATGCGGGGGTGCAATAA
- a CDS encoding ATP-grasp fold amidoligase family protein, translated as MNTATYVLKYTEYLIRKCRSFLMTDLHFHTVRLKKTTGKTPDIQSPTTLSEKICHRLVYDHNNLYTMLADKLAVRAYVYSRTTRVKTVPLIGVYTRPSQIDFSVLPDKFVLKCNHDSGSTIICTNKAQFNVREACKKLSLSLKKNLYYTTREWQYKNITPSILCEPFVDLFDDADRNITPEMLRIHCFHGVAHYVEADFTDDNGKGFINVYDRHWNLQPFQMEYPNTSVEPGEPLLFRQALLASQELAHGIDYCRVDLMLKKDEIFFSEITLSPRRGKLTITPQEWDARLGKIWHLSPAGAFDLPLKLTSRAR; from the coding sequence ATGAACACCGCCACTTACGTTCTAAAATATACCGAGTACCTCATCAGAAAATGCCGTTCATTTTTAATGACGGATCTGCACTTTCATACTGTGAGGCTTAAGAAAACAACCGGGAAAACCCCTGACATTCAGTCACCCACGACGTTGAGTGAAAAAATATGCCATCGTCTTGTTTATGACCATAATAACCTCTACACGATGCTTGCCGATAAACTCGCCGTTCGGGCATACGTTTATTCCAGAACAACGCGCGTGAAAACGGTGCCATTAATTGGTGTTTATACCAGACCATCGCAAATTGATTTTTCTGTACTCCCTGACAAATTCGTCCTTAAGTGCAATCATGACAGTGGCAGTACAATAATATGTACAAACAAAGCGCAATTTAATGTCAGGGAAGCATGTAAAAAGCTGAGCCTCTCGTTAAAGAAAAATCTTTACTACACCACGCGTGAATGGCAGTACAAAAACATTACGCCGAGTATACTTTGCGAGCCGTTTGTCGATCTCTTCGACGATGCTGACAGAAACATAACGCCCGAAATGCTGAGGATCCATTGCTTTCACGGCGTTGCCCACTATGTAGAAGCGGATTTTACGGATGATAACGGCAAAGGGTTTATCAACGTTTATGACAGGCACTGGAACTTACAACCCTTCCAGATGGAATATCCAAATACATCAGTAGAACCAGGCGAACCGCTCTTGTTCCGTCAGGCACTGTTAGCCTCCCAGGAGCTGGCGCATGGAATTGACTACTGCCGCGTTGACCTGATGCTAAAAAAAGATGAAATCTTTTTCAGTGAAATAACCTTAAGCCCCAGACGCGGTAAACTGACGATTACCCCGCAGGAATGGGATGCTAGGTTAGGGAAAATATGGCATTTATCGCCGGCAGGCGCTTTTGACCTGCCGCTGAAACTCACGAGTCGGGCCAGGTGA
- a CDS encoding ATP-binding protein, giving the protein MNKESVLSRQILTYMLLLTFTIIAIAILGSWFFYSFILDHLPGGAAAGDDEQMTMWDWVWISTATTISLIIALFFTVKLSSRILTPLNAVASSLKKISQGDLDARAFCASSRLGEINHLVTDFNEMAEKLQTLDIQRKSWNAAIAHELRTPVTILRGRLQGLVDGVFTPDTVLFNNLLKQTEGLTRLIEDLRVISSDGGAGYTLCQFRTDLKGTIQNALDTFMPEFSRKAFTVNTELREQQCVFDPLRINQCLTVLFDNALHYSTSRTLIVKNGVSDKGNYILIQDGGPGIPREFHDFLFQPFQRDNGARHVNPEGCGLGLSVVKAIMLAHGGDVTYTLSTQNHSIFKLTWPDS; this is encoded by the coding sequence ATGAATAAAGAGTCTGTCCTGAGTCGTCAGATCTTAACGTATATGCTGTTGCTGACGTTTACGATAATTGCCATCGCCATACTGGGCTCCTGGTTTTTTTACTCCTTTATTCTGGATCACCTCCCGGGCGGCGCTGCTGCGGGCGATGACGAGCAGATGACGATGTGGGACTGGGTATGGATTAGTACCGCGACAACCATCAGTCTGATTATTGCACTCTTTTTCACGGTCAAACTTTCATCGCGAATACTCACCCCGCTAAACGCGGTAGCGTCCAGCCTGAAAAAGATTTCCCAGGGCGATCTGGACGCCCGGGCATTCTGCGCCAGTTCGCGGCTGGGCGAGATTAATCACCTCGTGACGGATTTCAATGAAATGGCGGAAAAATTACAGACGCTGGATATTCAGAGAAAATCCTGGAATGCCGCTATTGCGCATGAGCTGAGAACCCCGGTCACGATCTTACGCGGACGGCTTCAGGGGTTGGTTGACGGTGTTTTTACCCCGGACACGGTTCTGTTTAATAATCTTCTCAAACAGACGGAAGGTTTAACCCGCCTGATTGAAGATCTCCGTGTTATCAGTTCGGATGGCGGGGCAGGATACACATTATGCCAGTTCAGAACCGATCTAAAAGGGACAATACAGAATGCACTTGATACGTTCATGCCCGAGTTCAGCCGTAAGGCATTTACCGTCAATACAGAACTGAGGGAGCAGCAATGCGTATTCGATCCCTTACGCATCAATCAGTGTCTGACCGTTTTATTTGATAATGCCTTACACTATTCAACCTCGCGCACGCTCATCGTGAAAAATGGCGTTTCTGATAAAGGCAATTATATCCTTATTCAGGACGGGGGACCGGGCATCCCCAGAGAGTTTCATGATTTCCTGTTTCAGCCCTTTCAGCGCGATAATGGCGCCAGACATGTGAATCCGGAAGGCTGTGGTTTAGGCTTGTCGGTGGTAAAAGCCATCATGCTGGCTCATGGTGGCGATGTTACCTATACCTTATCGACGCAAAATCACTCGATATTTAAACTCACCTGGCCCGACTCGTGA
- the fabI gene encoding enoyl-ACP reductase FabI has product MGFLSGKRILVTGVASKLSIAYGIAQAMHREGAELAFTYQNDKLKGRVEEFAAQLGSSIVLECDVAQDESIDGMFAELAKAWPKFDGFVHSIGFAPGDQLDGDYVNAVTRDGFKIAHDISSYSFVAMAKSCRAMLNPGAALLTLSYLGAERAIPNYNVMGLAKASLEANVRYMANAMGPEGVRVNAISAGPIRTLAASGIKDFRKMLAHCEAVTPIRRTVTIEDVGNSAAFLCSDLSAGISGEVVHVDGGFNIAAMNELEIK; this is encoded by the coding sequence ATGGGTTTTCTTTCCGGTAAGCGCATTCTGGTGACTGGCGTTGCCAGCAAACTGTCCATCGCATACGGCATCGCACAGGCAATGCATCGCGAAGGCGCTGAGCTGGCGTTCACCTACCAGAACGACAAGCTGAAAGGCCGTGTTGAAGAGTTTGCCGCGCAGCTGGGTTCCAGCATTGTTCTGGAATGTGACGTTGCACAAGACGAAAGCATCGACGGCATGTTTGCTGAACTGGCAAAAGCATGGCCGAAATTCGACGGTTTCGTTCACTCCATTGGCTTCGCTCCTGGCGACCAGCTGGACGGTGACTACGTGAACGCGGTTACCCGTGATGGCTTCAAAATCGCTCACGACATCAGCTCCTACAGCTTCGTTGCGATGGCGAAATCCTGCCGCGCGATGCTGAACCCGGGCGCAGCCCTGCTGACCCTCTCCTACCTGGGCGCTGAGCGCGCTATCCCTAACTACAACGTTATGGGTCTGGCTAAAGCGTCTCTGGAAGCGAACGTACGCTACATGGCGAACGCAATGGGTCCTGAAGGCGTGCGCGTTAACGCCATCTCTGCAGGTCCTATCCGCACCCTGGCAGCTTCCGGTATTAAAGATTTCCGTAAAATGCTGGCACACTGCGAAGCGGTTACCCCGATTCGTCGTACCGTTACCATTGAAGATGTGGGTAACTCTGCAGCATTCCTGTGCTCTGACCTTTCTGCTGGTATCTCCGGCGAAGTGGTTCACGTTGACGGCGGCTTCAACATTGCTGCAATGAACGAGCTGGAAATTAAATAA
- a CDS encoding multidrug efflux RND transporter permease subunit yields the protein MPHFFIERPVFAWVVALFIVLAGLLSIPRLPVAQYPAVAPPGIIISVSYPGASPDIMNTSVVSLIEREISGVDNLLYFESSSDTTGSASITVTFKPGTDIKLAQMDLQNQIKIVEPRLPQAVRQNGINVEAANSGFLMMVGLKSTKGEFEEADLSDYFARNVSDELRRVPGVGKVQLFGGEKALRIWLDPMKLHGYGLSVSDVLTAVGQQNALVSPGKTGDEPASAGQGVTYPITVKGQLSSVEAFRNIILKSDASGARLKLSDIARIESGLQSYAFGIRENGVPATAAAIQLSPGANAMSTASGVRARIDELSRVLPDGMTFTVPFDTAPFVKLSIVKVVQTFVEAMVLVFLVMLLFLHKIRCTLIPAIVAPVALLGTFTVMLLSGYSINILTMFGMVLAIGIIVDDAIVVVENVERLMEEKSLSPRDATRQAMQEITPAIIGITLVLTAVFIPMGFAEGSVGIIYRQFCISMAVSILLSAFLALTLTPALCATLLKPHKAGKSGGGRFAARFNARFRSLTACYEAGLGAVLKRTGRMLLLYAALCAALFLGLSSLPSSFLPDEDQGYFMSSIQLPSDATMQRTLNVVKKFEEEIATRPDIESNLMILGFGFSGSGPNSAMAFTTLKDWKNRQGSTAQNEADQIQASMANVSDAVTMSLLPPAISDMGTSSGFTWYVQDRAGLGYEALKRAADALVLQANQRPELSDVYIDGLPEGTSLALQVDREKAEAMGVSFDEINQTLSVTLGSNYVNDYTNNGRVQQVIVQADAPYRMQPEQILKLSVKNRMGQMVPVSTFATLSWNVAPQQLTRYQGYSAIRITGNAASGESSGTAMKVMESLSRDLPQGIAGEWAGSSLQERKSESQLPGLIVLSILVVFMVLAALYESWSIPFAVMLVVPLGLIGAVIAVSVAGMTNDVFFKVGLITLIGLSAKNAILIVEFARQLHREGQPLLAATVHAASQRLRPILMTSLAFTLGVVPLMLARGASDSTQHAIGTGVFGGMISGTLLAIFFVPVFFIVIARFVDNIRKA from the coding sequence ATGCCGCATTTTTTTATTGAACGCCCCGTTTTCGCCTGGGTAGTGGCGCTTTTTATCGTTCTGGCAGGGCTCCTGTCTATTCCTCGTTTGCCGGTTGCGCAGTATCCAGCGGTAGCACCGCCGGGAATCATTATTTCCGTCAGTTACCCGGGTGCCAGCCCCGATATCATGAATACGTCGGTGGTATCGTTAATCGAGCGCGAAATCTCTGGAGTCGATAATTTGCTCTATTTCGAATCCTCCAGTGACACAACCGGTTCGGCATCGATTACCGTCACGTTTAAACCGGGCACGGACATCAAGCTGGCGCAGATGGATCTGCAGAATCAGATTAAGATCGTCGAGCCTCGTCTGCCTCAGGCGGTAAGGCAAAACGGCATTAACGTCGAGGCCGCTAATTCTGGTTTTTTAATGATGGTGGGGCTGAAGTCCACGAAGGGTGAATTTGAGGAAGCAGATTTAAGCGACTATTTTGCCCGAAACGTCAGTGACGAGCTTCGTCGCGTGCCCGGCGTGGGGAAAGTTCAGCTGTTCGGTGGCGAAAAAGCGCTGCGCATCTGGTTAGATCCGATGAAGCTCCACGGCTACGGGCTTTCGGTGAGCGATGTTCTTACCGCTGTTGGCCAGCAAAATGCCCTTGTTTCGCCCGGTAAAACGGGAGATGAGCCAGCATCTGCAGGACAAGGGGTGACCTATCCCATCACCGTGAAGGGACAGCTCTCCTCGGTAGAGGCGTTCAGGAATATCATCCTGAAATCTGACGCATCCGGTGCCCGCCTGAAATTGTCCGACATTGCGCGGATTGAATCTGGCCTGCAAAGCTACGCCTTTGGTATTCGCGAGAATGGGGTTCCTGCGACGGCGGCGGCAATCCAGCTCTCTCCGGGCGCGAATGCAATGAGTACGGCTTCAGGCGTGCGTGCGCGCATCGACGAGCTTTCCCGGGTGTTACCCGACGGAATGACGTTTACGGTTCCCTTCGATACCGCGCCGTTTGTGAAACTTTCTATCGTGAAGGTTGTTCAGACATTTGTTGAGGCGATGGTCCTGGTCTTCCTGGTGATGCTGCTGTTTCTGCACAAGATACGCTGTACGCTTATCCCGGCGATAGTTGCTCCCGTCGCACTTCTTGGCACCTTCACGGTGATGTTACTGAGCGGCTACTCCATCAATATTCTGACGATGTTCGGTATGGTGCTGGCGATAGGGATTATCGTTGATGATGCCATCGTGGTCGTAGAAAACGTTGAACGACTGATGGAGGAAAAAAGCCTGTCCCCGCGTGACGCCACGCGGCAAGCCATGCAGGAAATCACCCCGGCGATTATAGGCATCACGCTGGTGCTAACCGCCGTCTTTATCCCCATGGGGTTTGCTGAAGGCTCCGTCGGGATTATCTACCGACAATTTTGTATTTCCATGGCGGTCTCCATACTGCTGTCCGCGTTTCTTGCCCTGACGCTGACGCCTGCCCTGTGCGCAACGCTACTCAAGCCGCATAAGGCAGGAAAGAGCGGAGGCGGAAGGTTCGCGGCCAGGTTTAACGCGCGCTTTCGTTCGCTCACCGCCTGTTACGAAGCCGGGCTGGGTGCCGTTCTGAAGCGAACCGGGCGTATGCTGCTCCTGTACGCTGCGCTTTGTGCTGCGCTGTTTCTGGGATTGTCTTCGTTACCGTCGTCCTTTCTGCCGGACGAAGATCAGGGCTATTTTATGTCCTCAATCCAGCTCCCTTCTGATGCCACGATGCAGCGTACCCTCAACGTGGTTAAAAAATTTGAAGAGGAAATTGCGACCCGACCGGATATTGAAAGCAACCTTATGATCCTGGGGTTTGGATTTTCAGGTTCAGGACCAAATTCGGCTATGGCCTTCACCACGCTGAAGGACTGGAAAAATCGGCAGGGCTCGACGGCCCAGAATGAAGCCGACCAGATACAGGCCAGCATGGCGAACGTCTCTGATGCCGTCACGATGAGCCTGCTCCCGCCAGCCATTTCGGATATGGGCACCTCCTCAGGCTTCACCTGGTACGTGCAGGACAGAGCGGGATTGGGCTACGAGGCGTTAAAACGCGCTGCCGACGCGCTGGTCCTGCAGGCCAACCAGCGCCCTGAACTGAGTGACGTATATATAGACGGGCTTCCGGAAGGGACAAGCCTTGCGCTCCAGGTTGACAGAGAAAAGGCGGAAGCGATGGGCGTCTCATTTGATGAAATCAACCAAACGCTCTCCGTCACCCTGGGCTCAAATTACGTCAATGACTATACGAACAACGGCCGCGTTCAGCAGGTGATAGTGCAGGCCGATGCGCCCTACCGAATGCAGCCTGAGCAGATACTGAAATTATCGGTGAAAAACCGGATGGGACAGATGGTGCCGGTATCGACGTTTGCCACGCTTTCCTGGAACGTTGCGCCGCAGCAGTTGACGCGTTATCAGGGATATTCGGCTATTCGCATTACCGGAAATGCGGCGTCGGGAGAATCCAGCGGTACCGCAATGAAGGTTATGGAGAGTTTGTCCAGAGATTTACCTCAGGGCATCGCGGGCGAGTGGGCAGGGAGTTCATTGCAGGAGAGAAAATCGGAATCTCAGCTTCCGGGCCTTATCGTCCTGTCGATACTGGTCGTGTTTATGGTACTCGCCGCGCTGTATGAGAGCTGGTCTATTCCTTTTGCGGTCATGCTGGTCGTTCCGCTGGGTCTTATCGGCGCGGTGATCGCGGTGTCCGTTGCCGGCATGACGAATGACGTTTTCTTCAAGGTCGGCCTGATTACGCTTATCGGCCTTTCGGCCAAGAACGCCATTCTGATTGTTGAATTTGCCAGGCAGCTCCATCGTGAAGGGCAACCCCTGCTGGCGGCAACCGTTCATGCCGCCAGCCAGCGCCTGCGCCCCATTCTGATGACGTCGTTAGCCTTCACCTTAGGGGTTGTTCCCTTGATGCTGGCCCGTGGGGCGAGCGACAGTACTCAGCATGCCATCGGTACCGGCGTATTTGGCGGCATGATTAGCGGTACGCTTCTCGCGATCTTCTTCGTACCGGTTTTCTTTATCGTCATTGCGCGTTTTGTCGACAACATCAGGAAAGCGTGA
- a CDS encoding transporter produces MNMELSKYFSPKKLGIYSLFLLLTWGLLYIWLVLVHRMDEKVASTLLSSPIIYGCIALSVVSLIIQNKAGALTELLVVTFWLMVIFVYLIITFTVLLNAMPDIEDLIFYYECYLIIFFGGAPLYLIMRMI; encoded by the coding sequence ATGAACATGGAACTTTCTAAATATTTTTCCCCTAAAAAACTGGGCATATATTCCCTGTTTCTGCTGCTGACATGGGGATTACTTTATATATGGCTGGTGTTGGTACACAGAATGGATGAGAAAGTCGCCTCGACGCTGCTCTCTTCACCCATCATCTATGGCTGTATCGCATTGTCGGTTGTCTCTCTGATAATCCAGAATAAAGCTGGCGCACTAACTGAGCTACTCGTCGTCACCTTCTGGCTGATGGTGATTTTTGTTTATCTTATTATTACGTTCACCGTGCTGTTAAACGCGATGCCCGATATCGAGGATCTGATCTTTTACTACGAGTGTTATTTGATCATTTTTTTTGGCGGAGCCCCGCTGTATCTTATTATGAGAATGATTTGA
- a CDS encoding ABC transporter six-transmembrane domain-containing protein: MMNRNNLRSSEPAGVMHSLKKLAIRHRKKLAVTFFLVVAENVTFLLYPVLAGIAINAILAGETLNAALYGLMVLCMWFIGAARRSVDTRTFARIYAGLAVSVVLAQRKYQLNHSAIAARVTLSREYVDFFEMHLPLLITSLSSLFGAAIMLLFIEFWAGVMCFAIVFILLGFVSGYARKNEWLFMRLNNRLEKEVDYVHKAGTATLHRHYSTLARLRIALSDREAWGYLWVGVLVAALFTLTIVWMTRSTGITAGHIYSVMTYMWMFATSLDDAPQLLEKFSQLRDIGKRVSTDDEIHVTGR, encoded by the coding sequence ATGATGAACCGTAATAATCTTCGTTCTTCTGAACCTGCTGGAGTAATGCACTCGCTAAAAAAACTCGCGATACGGCACCGGAAAAAACTGGCCGTCACTTTTTTCCTGGTGGTCGCTGAAAACGTGACGTTTTTACTTTATCCCGTTCTGGCTGGCATCGCGATAAATGCCATCCTCGCCGGTGAAACGCTAAACGCCGCGCTGTATGGCCTGATGGTACTTTGTATGTGGTTCATCGGTGCGGCCAGACGGAGCGTAGACACCCGCACGTTTGCACGCATTTATGCCGGACTCGCTGTTTCCGTCGTTCTGGCACAGCGCAAATATCAGCTTAACCATTCGGCAATCGCCGCCAGGGTAACGCTCTCGCGCGAATATGTGGATTTCTTTGAAATGCACCTTCCCCTGCTTATTACATCGCTGAGTTCACTTTTTGGTGCCGCAATCATGTTGCTGTTTATTGAATTTTGGGCCGGCGTCATGTGCTTTGCGATTGTATTTATCCTGCTCGGATTTGTCTCAGGATATGCCCGTAAAAATGAATGGCTGTTCATGCGTCTGAATAATCGTCTGGAAAAAGAAGTGGATTATGTTCATAAGGCGGGAACGGCCACGCTTCACCGACATTACTCCACGCTTGCGCGTTTACGTATCGCATTATCTGACCGCGAGGCATGGGGCTATTTGTGGGTCGGCGTGCTTGTTGCCGCGCTTTTTACGCTGACCATCGTCTGGATGACACGCTCAACCGGCATCACCGCCGGACATATTTACTCCGTGATGACCTACATGTGGATGTTCGCGACGAGCCTCGATGACGCGCCGCAGCTTCTTGAGAAATTTTCGCAGCTCAGGGATATCGGCAAGCGCGTATCCACAGATGATGAAATTCACGTAACTGGACGTTAA
- the sapD gene encoding putrescine export ABC transporter ATP-binding protein SapD — protein sequence MPLLDIRNLTIEFKTGEGWVKAVDRISITLAEGEIRGLVGESGSGKSLIAKAICGVAKDNWRVTADRMRFDDIDLLRLSPRERRKLVGHNVSMIFQEPQSCLDPSERVGKQLMQNIPGWTYKGRWWQRVGWRKRRAIELLHRVGIKDHKDAMRSFPYELTDGECQKVMIAIALANQPRLLIADEPTNAMEPTTQAQIFRLLSRLNQNNNTTILLISHDLQMLSKWADKIDVMYCGQTVETAPSEDLIGAPHHPYTQALIRAIPDFGSAMPHKSRLNTLPGAIPLLESLPIGCRLGPRCPYAQRKCIETPRLTGAKNHLYACHFPLNMERE from the coding sequence ATGCCGCTTCTTGATATTCGCAACCTCACCATCGAATTCAAAACCGGTGAAGGCTGGGTTAAAGCCGTCGATCGCATCAGCATCACCCTCGCGGAGGGTGAAATTCGCGGGCTGGTGGGGGAATCCGGCTCAGGAAAAAGTCTGATTGCCAAAGCTATTTGCGGCGTGGCGAAGGACAACTGGCGCGTGACCGCAGACCGTATGCGTTTTGATGATATCGACCTGCTGCGCCTCTCCCCCCGCGAGCGGCGTAAGCTGGTCGGGCATAACGTCTCGATGATTTTCCAGGAGCCGCAGTCCTGTCTCGACCCGTCCGAACGCGTGGGCAAACAGCTGATGCAGAACATTCCCGGCTGGACCTATAAAGGCCGCTGGTGGCAACGCGTTGGCTGGCGCAAGCGTCGCGCCATTGAGCTTCTGCACCGCGTCGGCATCAAAGATCACAAAGACGCAATGCGCAGCTTCCCGTATGAGCTTACCGACGGCGAATGTCAGAAAGTGATGATTGCCATCGCGCTGGCCAATCAGCCGCGTTTGCTGATTGCGGATGAGCCCACCAACGCGATGGAACCCACCACGCAGGCGCAAATTTTCCGCCTGCTGTCGCGCCTCAATCAGAATAACAACACCACCATTTTGCTGATCAGCCATGACCTGCAAATGCTCAGCAAATGGGCGGATAAGATTGACGTGATGTACTGCGGGCAAACGGTCGAAACCGCGCCGAGTGAAGATCTGATCGGCGCCCCGCATCATCCGTATACGCAGGCGCTTATCCGCGCCATTCCGGATTTTGGCAGCGCCATGCCGCATAAAAGCCGCCTGAATACCCTGCCGGGGGCGATTCCGCTGCTGGAATCCTTGCCGATAGGCTGTCGTCTGGGGCCGCGGTGCCCCTATGCTCAGCGTAAATGTATCGAGACGCCACGCCTGACCGGGGCCAAAAATCATCTTTACGCCTGTCATTTCCCGCTGAACATGGAGAGAGAGTGA